Proteins encoded by one window of Candidatus Nitrosocosmicus hydrocola:
- a CDS encoding C2H2-type zinc finger protein — protein MYTCNICNLIFSRKWNYKRHLNRKHPLIVSKVNHEQNKDSAFTSNEPGPIKEFDMTNPIVQKLHIDLFQSMELLEKYLTGPQKNEALSAALLYSLSARNPVKDLEERANLLYATYCKNHLIHYISRGNSMEYSKAKTVFEGLLTSN, from the coding sequence GTGTACACTTGCAATATATGTAATCTAATTTTTAGCAGAAAATGGAACTATAAACGACACCTTAACCGTAAACACCCTCTCATTGTTTCAAAAGTCAATCATGAGCAAAATAAGGACTCCGCTTTCACATCAAACGAACCAGGTCCAATCAAAGAATTTGACATGACAAATCCAATAGTACAAAAATTGCATATAGATCTCTTTCAATCTATGGAATTATTGGAAAAATATTTGACTGGTCCACAAAAAAATGAAGCTCTTTCAGCTGCCTTGCTGTATTCTTTATCCGCTAGAAATCCTGTTAAAGATTTGGAAGAACGAGCGAATCTCTTGTATGCTACATATTGCAAAAATCATTTAATTCATTACATTTCAAGGGGCAATTCAATGGAATATTCAAAAGCTAAAACAGTTTTCGAAGGTTTGTTAACTAGTAATTGA
- a CDS encoding alpha/beta hydrolase: MNGKLEYRSFESKVLQDNPLGDPTKRDIIVYTPENYKSSSSSGYPVIFFLPAFGNDSYSAIKHDPFSLSIYERLEKQISDKTCGDMIIVVVNCFNRLGGSQYINSTVIGRYEDYIVKEIVPFIDNNYNVSKRAVLGKSSGGYGALSLGMHHPQTFSAIAAHSFDSCFEYCYLPDFPTAIKTLKKYQDPLDWIDEFWNKDSSRTKEDFTTLNVMSMAAHYSPSAENHKLKIEFPFDIVTGNFRENIWSLWKQHDPVNLISNFAEQLRKMDLIYFDCGIFDEFNLQIGTRVVSEECKNLGIKHEYEEYNGGHFNTGYRYDISMQKIYKALT, encoded by the coding sequence TTGAATGGAAAGTTAGAGTATCGATCCTTTGAAAGCAAAGTACTACAAGACAATCCACTTGGAGATCCTACGAAAAGAGATATTATAGTTTATACCCCCGAAAATTACAAGAGTAGTAGTTCATCTGGTTATCCAGTTATTTTTTTCCTTCCTGCATTTGGTAATGATAGTTACTCTGCAATCAAACATGATCCCTTTTCATTGTCAATTTATGAGAGGCTAGAAAAACAAATTAGTGACAAGACATGTGGAGATATGATAATAGTGGTGGTGAATTGCTTTAATAGATTGGGTGGAAGTCAATACATCAATTCGACTGTGATCGGAAGATACGAGGACTATATTGTAAAAGAAATCGTTCCTTTTATTGACAATAACTATAATGTTTCAAAACGTGCGGTATTAGGTAAATCTTCTGGTGGTTATGGGGCGCTTTCATTGGGGATGCACCATCCGCAAACTTTTAGTGCTATTGCAGCACACTCATTTGACTCATGCTTTGAATATTGTTATCTTCCAGATTTTCCTACTGCAATCAAGACATTAAAGAAATATCAAGATCCCCTTGATTGGATAGATGAGTTTTGGAATAAGGATTCCAGCCGAACTAAGGAGGATTTTACAACTCTCAACGTTATGTCGATGGCAGCACATTATTCACCAAGTGCTGAAAATCATAAACTAAAAATAGAGTTCCCATTTGATATAGTCACAGGAAACTTTAGAGAAAATATATGGTCCCTTTGGAAACAACATGACCCAGTAAATTTAATATCAAACTTTGCAGAGCAACTAAGAAAAATGGATCTGATATACTTTGATTGTGGAATATTTGATGAATTCAATTTGCAGATAGGTACTAGAGTTGTCAGCGAAGAGTGTAAAAACTTGGGCATCAAACATGAGTATGAGGAATACAACGGTGGACACTTTAATACAGGTTATAGATATGATATTTCGATGCAAAAAATTTACAAAGCTCTAACCTGA
- a CDS encoding transcriptional regulator, whose protein sequence is MGIFATATATTADISKYLNVSSSSVTKMVKKLGENNYLIYEKNIGLKLTADGITLVKNIEEKYSLFAKILKMICVDDNVAHLDAEGIEHHPHPHTTKRLEILIILLKKTNQVSNSKFKEKVNRYLSLGKKYPQCPC, encoded by the coding sequence ATAGGGATATTTGCTACTGCTACTGCTACTACTGCAGACATTTCAAAGTATCTGAATGTGAGTTCATCTAGTGTAACTAAAATGGTTAAAAAATTAGGCGAAAATAATTATTTAATTTATGAAAAAAATATAGGATTGAAACTTACAGCAGATGGAATTACTCTAGTTAAAAACATAGAGGAAAAGTACAGCTTATTTGCCAAAATCCTAAAAATGATATGTGTAGATGATAATGTGGCCCATTTAGATGCTGAGGGAATAGAACATCACCCTCATCCCCATACCACCAAAAGGCTAGAGATTTTAATCATCTTATTAAAGAAAACCAATCAAGTATCAAACTCAAAATTTAAGGAAAAGGTAAATCGATATCTATCTTTAGGTAAGAAATATCCACAATGCCCTTGCTAA
- a CDS encoding prohibitin family protein — protein sequence MVDFFKSKRNRRITPDGEPLEDVGGGGGFGFSSPLKIAIPAIIAVIIIFVVLTSSLKIVEAGNRGVLLKFGAVDTSVSLSEGLHFVLPFRDSIIPMEVRTQKIVESTTSASKDLQNVATEVALNYRINPDTVPILYKEIGLDYSNRVIVPTIQESVKQVTARYNAEELITKRDQVKSEIEEQIEARLTPYNIIMDTISITDFQFSDQFVQAVEAKVQAEQRALQAQNELRRIQIEAQQTEARALGEQKANIASAEGQRQANILRAQGESEAVKIIDTQLRNSTEYLNWLQSQRWDGKLPLVTGSGGGSGAGGGASNLGAIPFIEIPLGDSSSGSTATSAPTNSSANTSGQAIPPIPSTLPPQQ from the coding sequence ATGGTAGATTTTTTTAAATCTAAACGAAATAGAAGGATTACTCCAGATGGAGAACCATTGGAGGATGTCGGTGGTGGTGGTGGATTTGGTTTTTCTAGTCCATTAAAGATCGCTATACCTGCAATAATTGCTGTTATTATAATTTTTGTTGTCTTGACTTCTAGCCTTAAGATAGTGGAGGCCGGTAACCGAGGTGTCTTGCTCAAATTTGGGGCAGTAGACACGTCTGTATCGTTAAGCGAGGGTTTGCATTTTGTACTGCCTTTTAGAGATTCAATTATACCTATGGAAGTTCGAACCCAAAAGATTGTTGAGAGTACTACGTCTGCTTCAAAAGACCTTCAGAATGTCGCGACTGAGGTGGCGTTGAACTATCGTATTAACCCTGACACGGTACCAATTTTATATAAAGAAATAGGACTTGACTACTCAAACAGGGTAATAGTTCCTACTATCCAGGAATCAGTAAAACAAGTTACCGCTAGATATAATGCTGAAGAATTAATTACTAAAAGAGATCAAGTCAAATCTGAAATAGAAGAACAAATCGAAGCTAGGTTAACGCCATATAATATTATAATGGATACAATCTCGATAACTGACTTCCAGTTCTCAGATCAATTCGTTCAAGCCGTAGAAGCTAAAGTCCAAGCAGAGCAGAGGGCACTCCAAGCACAAAATGAACTTCGTAGGATTCAGATTGAAGCTCAACAAACAGAAGCACGGGCATTGGGTGAGCAAAAGGCCAATATTGCTTCAGCTGAAGGTCAAAGGCAAGCTAACATTTTGAGGGCTCAAGGTGAATCTGAAGCAGTCAAAATTATTGACACACAGCTAAGAAATAGTACTGAATATCTGAACTGGCTTCAATCCCAGAGATGGGATGGAAAACTCCCTCTTGTAACTGGTAGTGGCGGCGGCAGTGGTGCCGGTGGTGGTGCAAGTAACTTGGGTGCGATCCCATTCATCGAAATTCCATTAGGAGATTCGAGCTCTGGATCAACAGCAACTTCTGCACCTACAAACAGCTCTGCTAATACCTCAGGCCAGGCAATTCCACCTATACCTTCAACCCTCCCGCCTCAACAATAA
- the guaB gene encoding IMP dehydrogenase has protein sequence MYFKEGLTFDDVLLVPKKSPIVSRAQTKLKTRLSSNVNLNIPLISANMDSVTESRMAIALAREGGIGIIHRFMAIHEQVEQVLKVKRSESVVIEQPYTIQPDSNIRQANTLMIENGISGLLVKDKDNKLCGILTRRDTIFERNLDTLVSDLMTKDVVSAKVGTTIEQAKEILHKNKIEKLPVVTDNGEIHGLITGKDILKMEEFPNSSKDKKGRLLVGAAVGVKGDYLERTEALLNNGADVIVVDIAHGHSDNAINTVKMIKRAFPACELIAGNVATGKGTEDLIKAGVDAVKVGVGSGSICITRIVTGSGVPQLTAIIDSVKMAKKHDIPIISDGGTRTSGDMTKALAAGSSSVMIGSLFGGTDESPGKTLVKNGKKYKMYRGMASFYAALGRRYRENPDSNSEDDDLNDYVAEGVEAMVPYKGSVIEIIRQLVGGVRSGLSYCGANTIPEMQENAEFVKITLAGYKESHPHDVDVI, from the coding sequence TTGTACTTCAAAGAAGGCCTCACCTTTGATGACGTTCTATTGGTTCCTAAAAAGTCACCCATCGTATCACGCGCTCAAACTAAATTAAAAACTCGATTATCTTCCAATGTTAATCTAAATATCCCCCTTATTAGCGCCAATATGGATTCGGTAACTGAATCTAGAATGGCAATAGCTCTTGCAAGAGAAGGAGGAATAGGAATAATTCATAGATTTATGGCTATCCATGAACAAGTTGAGCAAGTGCTTAAGGTCAAAAGGAGTGAATCAGTCGTTATTGAACAACCTTACACAATTCAACCAGATAGCAACATCCGCCAAGCTAATACTTTGATGATAGAAAATGGAATATCCGGATTGCTTGTAAAGGATAAAGACAACAAGCTATGTGGTATCCTGACGCGGAGAGATACGATCTTTGAACGTAATTTAGATACTCTTGTGTCGGATTTGATGACTAAAGATGTAGTATCTGCAAAAGTTGGAACAACTATAGAACAGGCAAAAGAGATTCTTCACAAAAACAAAATTGAAAAATTACCTGTAGTAACTGATAACGGCGAAATACATGGATTAATAACCGGAAAAGATATCTTGAAAATGGAAGAATTTCCCAACTCTTCAAAAGATAAGAAGGGTCGATTGTTAGTAGGCGCAGCAGTTGGTGTGAAGGGTGATTATCTTGAACGTACAGAGGCTCTGTTAAATAATGGTGCAGATGTCATAGTCGTGGATATCGCTCACGGCCATAGCGACAATGCAATTAATACAGTGAAGATGATTAAACGGGCATTTCCAGCATGCGAATTAATAGCTGGGAATGTTGCCACCGGGAAGGGTACTGAAGACCTTATCAAAGCAGGAGTAGACGCAGTAAAAGTTGGAGTTGGTTCTGGTTCTATATGTATTACAAGGATAGTAACTGGGTCTGGAGTTCCCCAACTTACTGCTATCATAGATAGCGTTAAGATGGCCAAGAAGCATGACATTCCAATTATTTCGGATGGGGGAACTCGAACATCAGGTGATATGACAAAAGCACTTGCTGCAGGGTCCTCTTCAGTTATGATAGGCAGTCTCTTCGGAGGTACCGATGAAAGTCCAGGCAAGACATTAGTAAAAAACGGTAAAAAATACAAGATGTATAGAGGGATGGCATCCTTTTATGCTGCTCTAGGAAGAAGATATCGCGAAAACCCTGATTCTAATTCTGAAGATGATGATTTAAATGACTATGTTGCTGAGGGAGTTGAGGCCATGGTGCCCTATAAAGGGAGTGTCATAGAGATAATTAGACAACTGGTTGGTGGAGTGAGATCTGGTTTAAGTTATTGTGGGGCAAATACTATACCTGAAATGCAAGAAAATGCGGAGTTTGTCAAAATTACACTGGCTGGTTATAAGGAGAGTCATCCTCACGATGTCGATGTAATATGA